In Notamacropus eugenii isolate mMacEug1 chromosome 1, mMacEug1.pri_v2, whole genome shotgun sequence, one genomic interval encodes:
- the GNL3 gene encoding guanine nucleotide-binding protein-like 3 isoform X1: MKRPKLRKASKRMTCRKRFKIQRKVREHHRKARKAARKGGARRPRKDPGVPGSAPFKEALLREAARRKQQLEELKEKQKLSKLKEQRQKRKREDRDVPSAETQPPEAEFVGKKAKLSRRTVKQVSKKPFCRELQKVIEASDILLEVLDARDPLGCRCPQVEQVITKTGGNKKLLLVLNKTDLVPKESLNKWVQSLKKEFPTVVFRASAFRNEKIRMPGKKKLDFSRHGTCLGGKSLLTLLTNFSKTQNKAIRVGVIGFPNVGKSSIINSLKEAYVCPTGPTMGLTRYMQIVRIDKNITMVDSPSIIASPSNSAVALALRSPTNVEKKELLNSVTTVVEHCNKEQLTLYKMKTTFLFQLMLRYNVPSYRDSQEFLILLAQKKGMARKGGLPKVEEAAKLFWSHWTGPKMSYYCQPPPSLTLSPHLTENIVGEMQQGLNLEELEKNNMGVIKAIRSPRLSSSMLFQCSGLTDGITEERDVPEEDNENDKEEDFLEEEDEEEDEGSDDENDVDGPKGLHCEEEPLAEALHPGRTFGAGAEVKSFPMDKMTEEDDDTYNFNTDYV, from the exons ATGAAGCGGCCTA AATTAAGAAAAGCGAGTAAGCGCATGACGTGCCGTAAGCGGTTTAAGATCCAGAGAAAG GTGCGGGAGCATCACCGCAAAGCGCGGAAGGCGGCCCGGAAAGGGGGTGCCCGAAGGCCCAGGAAGGACCCCGGCGTGCCCGGCAGCGCCCCGTTCAAGGAGGCCCTGCTCCGCGAGGCTGCGCGCCGGAAGCAGCAG CTGGAAGAACTGAAGGAGAAGCAGAAGCTCAGCAAGCTGAAGGAGCAGAGGCAGAAGCGGAAAAGGGAGGACAGGGACGTTCCCTCTGCGGAGACCCAGCCCCCGGAAGCG GAATTTGTGGGAAAAAAGGCAAAGCTGTCACGCAGAACAGTCAAGCAGGTTTCAAAAAAGCCATTTTGTAGAGAACTTCAAAAG GTGATTGAGGCCTCAGATATTCTGCTGGAAGTTTTGGATGCCAGAGATCCCTTAGGATGTAGATGTCCCCAGGTGGAACAAGTCATTACAAAGACTGGAGGGAATAAAAAACTGTTGCTTGTCTTGAATAAAACAG ATCTGGTGCCAAAGGAAAGCTTGAATAAATGGGTCCAGTCCTTGAAGAAAGAGTTCCCAACAGTTGTTTTTAGAGCCTCAGCATTTAggaatgaaaagatcagaatg CCAGGAAAGAAGAAGCTGGACTTCAGCAGGCATGGCACATGCTTGGGTGGAAAGAGCCTTTTGACACTCCTCACTAATTTTTCCAAGACTCAAAATAAGGCCATTCGAGTTGGTGTGATTG GTTTCCCAAACGTGGGCAAAAGCAGCATAATCAATAGTTTAAAGGAAGCATATGTGTGTCCTACTGGGCCAACCATGGGCCTTACAAG aTACATGCAGATTGTCCGCATTGACAAGAATATCACGATGGTAGATAGTCCAAGTATTATTGCATCACCTTCTAACTCTGCAGTTGCTCTTGCTTTGAGAAGTCCcacaaatgttgaaaaaaaagaactgctaaatTCAGTGACTACAGTCGTGGAACACTGCAATAAAGAGCAG CTTACGTTGTACAAGATGAAGACAACTTTCTTGTTCCAGCTAATGTTACGATACAACGTCCCAAGCTATAGAGATTCTCAAGAATTCTTGATTCTGCTAGCACAGAAGAAAGGGATGGCGCGGAAAGGCGGCCTACCAAAAGTGGAGGAGGCTGCTAAATTGTTCTGGTCTCACTGGACAGG CCCCAAAATGAGTTACTATTGCCAGCCTCCTCCATCATTGACTCTTTCTCCGCATCTTACTGAGAATATTGTAGGAGAAATGCAACAGGGTCTTAATCTAgaggagctagaaaaaaacaacatggGTGTCATTAAAG CCATCAGGAGTCCCAGGTTGTCAAGTAGCATGCTATTCCAGTGCTCGGGTCTGACTGATGGCATAACAGAGGAAAGGGACGTTCCTGAGGaagataatgaaaatgacaaggaGGAGGATTTTctggaggaagaggatgaggaagaggatgagggcagtgatgatgaaaatgatgttGAT GGGCCCAAAGGACTTCATTGTGAAGAAGAGCCCTTAGCGGAAGCGCTCCATCCAG GCAGAACGTTTGGTGCTGGAGCAGAAGTAAAGTCTTTTCCCATGGATAAGATGACAGAGGAAGATGATGACACTTACAATTTTAATACAGATTATGTGTAA
- the GNL3 gene encoding guanine nucleotide-binding protein-like 3 isoform X2: protein MKRPKLRKASKRMTCRKRFKIQRKVREHHRKARKAARKGGARRPRKDPGVPGSAPFKEALLREAARRKQQLEELKEKQKLSKLKEQRQKRKREDRDVPSAETQPPEAEFVGKKAKLSRRTVKQVSKKPFCRELQKVIEASDILLEVLDARDPLGCRCPQVEQVITKTGGNKKLLLVLNKTDLVPKESLNKWVQSLKKEFPTVVFRASAFRNEKIRMPGKKKLDFSRHGTCLGGKSLLTLLTNFSKTQNKAIRVGVIGFPNVGKSSIINSLKEAYVCPTGPTMGLTRYMQIVRIDKNITMVDSPSIIASPSNSAVALALRSPTNVEKKELLNSVTTVVEHCNKEQLMLRYNVPSYRDSQEFLILLAQKKGMARKGGLPKVEEAAKLFWSHWTGPKMSYYCQPPPSLTLSPHLTENIVGEMQQGLNLEELEKNNMGVIKAIRSPRLSSSMLFQCSGLTDGITEERDVPEEDNENDKEEDFLEEEDEEEDEGSDDENDVDGPKGLHCEEEPLAEALHPGRTFGAGAEVKSFPMDKMTEEDDDTYNFNTDYV from the exons ATGAAGCGGCCTA AATTAAGAAAAGCGAGTAAGCGCATGACGTGCCGTAAGCGGTTTAAGATCCAGAGAAAG GTGCGGGAGCATCACCGCAAAGCGCGGAAGGCGGCCCGGAAAGGGGGTGCCCGAAGGCCCAGGAAGGACCCCGGCGTGCCCGGCAGCGCCCCGTTCAAGGAGGCCCTGCTCCGCGAGGCTGCGCGCCGGAAGCAGCAG CTGGAAGAACTGAAGGAGAAGCAGAAGCTCAGCAAGCTGAAGGAGCAGAGGCAGAAGCGGAAAAGGGAGGACAGGGACGTTCCCTCTGCGGAGACCCAGCCCCCGGAAGCG GAATTTGTGGGAAAAAAGGCAAAGCTGTCACGCAGAACAGTCAAGCAGGTTTCAAAAAAGCCATTTTGTAGAGAACTTCAAAAG GTGATTGAGGCCTCAGATATTCTGCTGGAAGTTTTGGATGCCAGAGATCCCTTAGGATGTAGATGTCCCCAGGTGGAACAAGTCATTACAAAGACTGGAGGGAATAAAAAACTGTTGCTTGTCTTGAATAAAACAG ATCTGGTGCCAAAGGAAAGCTTGAATAAATGGGTCCAGTCCTTGAAGAAAGAGTTCCCAACAGTTGTTTTTAGAGCCTCAGCATTTAggaatgaaaagatcagaatg CCAGGAAAGAAGAAGCTGGACTTCAGCAGGCATGGCACATGCTTGGGTGGAAAGAGCCTTTTGACACTCCTCACTAATTTTTCCAAGACTCAAAATAAGGCCATTCGAGTTGGTGTGATTG GTTTCCCAAACGTGGGCAAAAGCAGCATAATCAATAGTTTAAAGGAAGCATATGTGTGTCCTACTGGGCCAACCATGGGCCTTACAAG aTACATGCAGATTGTCCGCATTGACAAGAATATCACGATGGTAGATAGTCCAAGTATTATTGCATCACCTTCTAACTCTGCAGTTGCTCTTGCTTTGAGAAGTCCcacaaatgttgaaaaaaaagaactgctaaatTCAGTGACTACAGTCGTGGAACACTGCAATAAAGAGCAG CTAATGTTACGATACAACGTCCCAAGCTATAGAGATTCTCAAGAATTCTTGATTCTGCTAGCACAGAAGAAAGGGATGGCGCGGAAAGGCGGCCTACCAAAAGTGGAGGAGGCTGCTAAATTGTTCTGGTCTCACTGGACAGG CCCCAAAATGAGTTACTATTGCCAGCCTCCTCCATCATTGACTCTTTCTCCGCATCTTACTGAGAATATTGTAGGAGAAATGCAACAGGGTCTTAATCTAgaggagctagaaaaaaacaacatggGTGTCATTAAAG CCATCAGGAGTCCCAGGTTGTCAAGTAGCATGCTATTCCAGTGCTCGGGTCTGACTGATGGCATAACAGAGGAAAGGGACGTTCCTGAGGaagataatgaaaatgacaaggaGGAGGATTTTctggaggaagaggatgaggaagaggatgagggcagtgatgatgaaaatgatgttGAT GGGCCCAAAGGACTTCATTGTGAAGAAGAGCCCTTAGCGGAAGCGCTCCATCCAG GCAGAACGTTTGGTGCTGGAGCAGAAGTAAAGTCTTTTCCCATGGATAAGATGACAGAGGAAGATGATGACACTTACAATTTTAATACAGATTATGTGTAA
- the GLT8D1 gene encoding glycosyltransferase 8 domain-containing protein 1, with amino-acid sequence MSFRKVNIIILVLAVTLFLLVLHHNFLGLSDLLKREISDPNLVGFQPLAFVPNAPESLIYRSVEEIPVVIAASEDRLGGTIAVMNSIYHNTRSNVVFYIVTLNDTADHLRSWLNSGSLKNIKYKIVDFDPLLLEGKVKVDPKQADSAKPLTFARFYLPNLVPNAEKAIYMDDDVIVQGDILALYNTPLKPGHAAAFSEDCDSTSAKVIVRGAGNQYNYIGFLDYKKKRIRNLAMKASTCSFNPGVFVANLTEWKQQNITYQLEKWMKLNVEEELYSRTLAGSITTPPLLIVFYKQHSNIDPMWNVRHLGSSAGKRYSPQFVKAAKLLHWNGHFKPWGRTASYADVWEKWYIPDPTGKFNLIRRHGEIANAE; translated from the exons atgtcaTTCCGTAAAG tgAACATCATCATCTTAGTCCTCGCTGTCACTCTCTTTTTATTAGTTTTGCATCATAACTTCCTTGGTCTGAGCGATTTATTGAAAAGGGAGATCTCAG ATCCAAATCTTGTGGGATTTCAACCATTAGCCTTTGTGCCCAACGCTCCTGAAAGCTTGATCTATAGGAGTGTAGAAGAGATTCCCGTAGTTATTGCAGCATCTGAAGACAGACTTGGGGGCACAATTGCAGTGATGAATAGTATTTACCATAATACCCGCTCCAATGTGGTTTTCTACATTGTTACTTTGAATGATACTGCAGACCATCTCAG ATCCTGGCTCAATAGTGGCTCTCTGAAAAACATCAAATACAAAATTGTGGATTTTGACCCTCTACTTTTGGAAGGGAAAGTAAAAGTGGATCCTAAACAGGCGGACTCTGCAAAGCCA CTAACCTTTGCAAGATTTTACCTACCTAATTTGGTTCCAAATGCGGAAAAGGCAATATATATGGATGATGATGTAATAGTACAAG GTGATATTCTTGCCCTTTATAATACACCTTTGAAGCCTGGGCATGCAGCTGCTTTTTCAGAAGACTGTGATTCAACTTCTGCGAAAGTTATTGTCCGTGGAGCAGGGAACCAG TATAATTATATTGGATTTCTGGactataagaaaaaaaggattagaaATCTTGCCATGAAAGCTAGCACCTGCTCTTTTAATCCTGGGGTTTTTGTAGCAAATTTAACAGAATGGAAACAACAAAACATTACTTATCAACTGGAAAAATGGATGAAACTTAATGTAGA AGAAGAATTATACAGTAGAACATTGGCAGGCAGCATTACAACACCCCCCTTACTTATAGTGTTTTATAAACAACATTCAAATATTGACCCCATGTGGAACGTTCGACACCTTG GCTCTAGTGCTGGAAAGCGATATTCACCTCAGTTTGTGAAGGCTGCTAAACTACTCCACTGGAACGGACACTTTAAGCCATGGGGAAGAACTGCTTCTTATGCCGATGTTTGGGAAAAATGGTACATTCCAGATCCAACGGGAAAATTCAACCTAATCCGAAGACATGGAGAAATTGCAAACGCGGAGTAA